AGCTCGACCAGATCGTCGACCAGGGCGTCGACGAGGGCGCTCATGCCGCCGGCGAGGGCTTCGACTGCAGAGCCCGGAGCCTTCTTCGCGCGGTCCGCACGATCGGCGAGCAGCTGAGCCACGCCCCCGGAGAGCGAGCCCGTGCGCGTGAGTGCCTCGTTGAGGCCGGGAGCGGCGACTTCGGTGTCGATGTCGTCTGGAAGCGCCGAGTAGACGCCTGCGGTCACCGGAGCGACCAGCCGGTCGCGCACCTTGTCACCCATGCGCGTCGAGACGAGTCGGCCGAGACTGTGCTCCTTGCCGATCGTCAGCGGCGGTCGCAGTCGGTCGACATAGGCGCGCCACGCGCCGCCCCAGCCGATGATGCGGCGCACGTCATCGGCGAAGGGATTCGACGGGATGCCGAGGATGCCGCCCTTGGGCAGCGGTGCCGCTGCGACTCCCGGCACACCGACCAGCCATGCCCCGTCCGGGTTCGGGGTGACGATGCGATCGGTGAGACCGAGGTCGGTGAGCAGTTCGCGCACGTGCCCACCGCGCGTCGCGTAGCTCTCGGCGCCGGCGTCCACCGCTATCCCGTCGAGCTCGGCACTGCGGATGGCCCCGCCGAGGCTCGCCGCCTCCAGCAATGTCACGTTCATCCCGACCTTCGCGCACTCGCGCGCGGCGACGAGACCCCCGATGCCGCCACCGATCACGATGATGTGGCGCTTCGCCGCCCTCGCGGCGAGGTCGACGGGATCATCCGTCATGCGCGCGCCGCATCCGAACGGGAGTGCACCAGCTCGACGATACGGGTGAGCTGGTCCGGATCGGTCTCCGGCGGCACGCCATGGCCGAGGTTGAGGATGTGCGCGCGGGCTGCGCGTCCGCGCTCGAGCACGTCGAGCACATGCGCCTCGAGAACGTCCCACGGCGCAGACAGCAGCGCCGGGTCGATGTTGCCCTGCACCGTGACATCCGGCCCGAGGACGCGGGCCGCCTCGTCGAGCGGCTGGCGCCAGTCGACGCCGACAGCAGATGCGATGCCGTCGAGCCTCATGTCGCCGAGGAAGGGGCCGGTACCGACACCGAAGTGGATCACCGGGATGCCGAGATCTGTCACTGCAGCCTTGGAGTGCGGGGCGATGAACGCACGATAGTCGGCAGGGTTGAG
The DNA window shown above is from Microbacterium murale and carries:
- the hemG gene encoding protoporphyrinogen oxidase, which gives rise to MTDDPVDLAARAAKRHIIVIGGGIGGLVAARECAKVGMNVTLLEAASLGGAIRSAELDGIAVDAGAESYATRGGHVRELLTDLGLTDRIVTPNPDGAWLVGVPGVAAAPLPKGGILGIPSNPFADDVRRIIGWGGAWRAYVDRLRPPLTIGKEHSLGRLVSTRMGDKVRDRLVAPVTAGVYSALPDDIDTEVAAPGLNEALTRTGSLSGGVAQLLADRADRAKKAPGSAVEALAGGMSALVDALVDDLVELGAVVRTGVDVQMLARDGHGWTVAFPAPSEGVETLVADAVIIATAEPAARTLLDGHIDALGTAGAAPEIEIVSLLLDAPALDAAPRGTGVLTVPGSHTAKALTHATAKWSWLREAAGGRHIVRVSFGAQGEPAATARLDDADAARLALREAADMLGVPLDESTLVDSHRARFTQAQPASLIGAAGRRRAVRAEVQKLDGLAVVGAWLAGTGLAQVIPDAEDQADRLRRSLLWE